A window of the Nisaea acidiphila genome harbors these coding sequences:
- a CDS encoding N-carbamoyl-D-amino-acid hydrolase codes for MSRILTIGAAQLGPIAPEESRASAVNRMIELLKQAGDRGCNFVVFPELALTTFFPRYYEEDISKMDRYYEREMPGPETRPLFEEASKRGIGFYLGYAELTPDGHRYNTAVLVDETGKVTGKYRKVHLPGHSEYEGQRPWQHLEKRYFEPGDLGFGVWRQHGGIIGMALCNDRRWPETYRVMSLKGAELIVLGYNTPDVNTSAFEPNHLRMFHNHLTMQANAYMNSCFVVGTAKAGVEDGCMLIGGSCIAQPSGEIVSLATTVEDELITSTIDLDLAKMGKETVFNYARHRRIEHYGIIASQTGVELPPELADAAE; via the coding sequence GTGTCCCGCATCCTTACCATCGGCGCCGCCCAGCTCGGCCCGATCGCGCCGGAGGAGTCCCGCGCCAGCGCCGTCAACCGCATGATCGAGCTGCTGAAGCAGGCGGGCGACCGCGGCTGCAATTTCGTCGTCTTTCCGGAATTGGCGCTGACCACCTTCTTCCCGCGCTATTACGAGGAAGACATCTCGAAGATGGACCGTTACTACGAGCGCGAGATGCCGGGGCCGGAGACGCGGCCGCTCTTCGAGGAGGCGTCCAAGCGCGGGATCGGGTTCTATCTCGGCTATGCGGAGCTGACGCCCGACGGGCACCGCTACAACACGGCGGTGCTGGTCGACGAGACCGGCAAGGTCACCGGCAAGTACCGCAAGGTGCATCTGCCGGGCCATTCGGAGTACGAGGGCCAACGGCCGTGGCAGCATCTCGAGAAGCGCTATTTCGAACCGGGCGATCTCGGCTTCGGCGTCTGGCGCCAGCATGGCGGCATCATCGGCATGGCGCTCTGCAACGACCGGCGCTGGCCCGAGACCTACCGGGTGATGAGCCTGAAGGGCGCCGAACTGATCGTGCTCGGCTACAACACGCCGGACGTGAACACCTCCGCCTTCGAGCCGAACCATCTCCGCATGTTCCACAACCACCTGACCATGCAGGCCAACGCCTACATGAATTCCTGCTTCGTGGTCGGCACCGCGAAGGCGGGTGTGGAGGACGGTTGCATGCTGATCGGCGGGTCCTGCATCGCCCAACCCTCGGGCGAGATCGTCAGCCTTGCGACCACGGTCGAGGACGAGCTGATCACCAGCACGATCGATCTGGACCTCGCCAAGATGGGCAAGGAGACGGTGTTCAACTATGCCCGTCATCGCCGGATAGAGCATTACGGCATCATTGCCAGCCAGACCGGCGTCGAACTGCCGCCCGAGCTGGCGGACGCGGCGGAATAG
- a CDS encoding SCO family protein, with amino-acid sequence MVRLAGLGLGFCLAVAIVLFPVFPAGAGERQLPALFGGPFELTDETGARVGPEHYSGRFMLVYFGYSYCPDICPTDLAIMAAALDELGPLSGKIQPLLITVDPARDTPEGLLAFTDAFHPDLVGLTGSEAEIAAAARAYRVHRRKFWLEGSSGDDYLVDHSTLTYLMGPDGSFVTMFPRGTGPERMTEVLRKYLAGGS; translated from the coding sequence ATGGTTCGTCTCGCGGGCCTCGGCCTCGGTTTCTGTCTTGCTGTCGCGATAGTATTGTTTCCGGTCTTTCCGGCCGGAGCGGGGGAGCGGCAACTGCCGGCGCTTTTCGGAGGCCCGTTCGAGCTGACGGACGAGACCGGAGCGAGGGTCGGCCCGGAGCATTATTCCGGCCGCTTCATGCTGGTCTATTTCGGCTATTCCTACTGCCCGGACATCTGCCCGACGGATCTCGCGATCATGGCGGCGGCGCTCGACGAACTCGGGCCTCTCTCCGGTAAAATCCAACCGTTGCTGATCACCGTCGATCCGGCCCGCGATACGCCGGAGGGCCTGTTGGCCTTCACCGATGCGTTCCATCCGGACCTGGTCGGTCTCACCGGCAGCGAGGCGGAGATCGCCGCTGCCGCGCGCGCCTACCGGGTCCATCGCCGCAAGTTCTGGCTTGAGGGCAGCTCGGGCGACGACTATCTCGTCGATCACTCGACGCTGACCTACCTGATGGGCCCGGACGGCAGCTTCGTTACCATGTTCCCGCGCGGCACCGGCCCGGAGCGGATGACGGAAGTGCTGCGGAAATATCTCGCGGGCGGAAGCTAG
- a CDS encoding flavin reductase family protein: protein MFFEPGKHKDHGFTFDPFKATISPRPIGWISTVDENGVTNLAPYSFFNAVSWAPPCVIFSSGSRPDGSPKDSQMNAEKTGEFVCNIVGAAQAKQMNQTAIHFPHGKDEMEFAGLEGLPSEFVKPLRVKDAPVHLECKYLRTIELPSVSDTARNCMILGEVVGIHIDEKYVADGRIDVTKYQPVGRLGYMDYCAVAETFEMNRPD from the coding sequence ATGTTTTTCGAGCCCGGCAAGCACAAGGATCACGGTTTCACCTTCGATCCGTTCAAGGCCACCATCTCGCCCCGGCCGATCGGCTGGATTTCGACCGTCGACGAAAACGGCGTCACCAACCTCGCGCCCTACAGCTTCTTCAATGCGGTCTCCTGGGCCCCGCCCTGCGTGATCTTCTCAAGCGGCTCGCGCCCGGATGGTTCGCCGAAGGACAGCCAGATGAATGCCGAGAAGACCGGTGAATTCGTCTGCAACATCGTCGGCGCCGCGCAGGCGAAACAGATGAACCAGACGGCAATCCACTTCCCGCACGGCAAGGACGAGATGGAGTTCGCCGGCCTCGAGGGCCTGCCGTCCGAATTCGTGAAACCGCTCCGGGTCAAGGACGCCCCTGTGCATCTCGAATGCAAGTATCTGCGCACCATCGAACTGCCATCGGTCAGCGACACGGCGCGCAACTGCATGATCCTCGGCGAGGTGGTCGGCATCCATATCGACGAGAAATACGTCGCCGACGGCCGGATCGACGTGACCAAGTACCAGCCCGTCGGCCGTCTCGGCTATATGGATTATTGCGCCGTCGCCGAGACCTTCGAGATGAACCGGCCGGACTGA
- a CDS encoding TIGR04372 family glycosyltransferase codes for MPDDDSSRFLTELQQEFGKPETMDRLFQTVLPHLEAGKKTLVYILAQVERIGHAAMEPLFLKTLYAAKYDRIVIVTGKGSGAGYNPFILKCIGPEFVVVETDDKILPLLGFLDNAIHDLQLFDLCLASPQRLIREYGRYVVSGGDIRFFELPASIEKSGNEFLKLVGKPDGAPFILLHVREPSYLPEKTFHRFRCADVGAYTAAIQEFVSAGFWVFRIGDSQSTPLEGYSHEVVDIVRHEAYSKELDVFLAARCAFGFNYASGPEALLRAFGRTAATVNLHFELLRLPLRSDVLLFKHYADMESGKVLTYPEILDRDVPAITLGNKLAEAGIEIRQNSPDELRDVARLMINWHSGTQERLSVDPEKLERFRALGRTYEVSLKEDAEKRLENHDFYAYAHDFGVPAPSVLAREGYLDRP; via the coding sequence ATGCCAGACGATGACAGTTCGAGGTTCCTGACGGAGCTGCAGCAGGAATTCGGCAAACCTGAAACGATGGATCGCCTGTTCCAGACCGTTCTGCCGCACTTGGAAGCCGGAAAGAAGACGCTCGTCTATATCCTTGCCCAGGTCGAGCGCATCGGTCACGCGGCCATGGAGCCGCTTTTCCTGAAGACGCTCTATGCGGCGAAGTATGACCGCATCGTCATTGTGACCGGGAAGGGTAGCGGCGCGGGGTACAATCCCTTCATTTTGAAATGCATCGGTCCGGAATTCGTGGTTGTCGAAACCGACGACAAGATTTTGCCGCTGCTCGGGTTCCTGGACAATGCCATCCACGATCTTCAACTGTTCGACCTGTGTCTGGCCTCCCCGCAACGCCTGATCCGGGAATACGGACGCTATGTGGTCTCCGGCGGGGACATAAGGTTCTTCGAACTTCCGGCATCGATCGAGAAATCCGGGAACGAATTCCTGAAACTGGTCGGCAAGCCGGACGGCGCGCCTTTCATTCTACTTCACGTGCGGGAGCCCAGTTATCTGCCCGAGAAGACATTTCACAGATTCCGCTGCGCCGATGTAGGGGCGTACACGGCGGCGATTCAGGAGTTCGTGTCCGCCGGGTTCTGGGTCTTCAGGATCGGCGACAGCCAGAGCACGCCGCTTGAGGGATATTCGCACGAGGTCGTCGATATCGTTCGTCACGAGGCTTACAGCAAAGAACTGGACGTGTTCCTCGCGGCGCGATGTGCCTTCGGCTTCAATTATGCGTCCGGTCCCGAAGCCCTTTTGCGGGCATTCGGCCGGACCGCCGCGACGGTAAACCTCCATTTCGAACTGCTTCGGCTGCCGCTCCGGTCGGATGTCCTGCTCTTCAAGCACTATGCCGATATGGAGAGCGGGAAAGTGCTCACTTATCCGGAGATTCTGGACCGTGATGTCCCGGCCATCACGCTCGGGAACAAGCTTGCCGAAGCAGGAATTGAGATTCGTCAGAACAGCCCCGATGAATTGAGAGACGTCGCACGCCTGATGATAAATTGGCATTCGGGCACACAAGAACGTCTTTCGGTTGACCCGGAGAAGCTTGAGAGGTTCAGGGCACTGGGCAGAACCTACGAGGTCTCTCTCAAGGAGGACGCGGAAAAGCGGCTGGAGAACCACGATTTTTATGCTTATGCGCACGACTTCGGCGTTCCGGCACCGTCGGTGCTCGCCCGCGAAGGATATCTGGACCGTCCTTGA
- a CDS encoding AEC family transporter, which produces MLYQLFAIIAPVFICAAFGIVWARMRLPFDNESVTSLVTLIGTPALVFGTLVGLELSVDSLLRLGAGSAIISAVTAGAVMPVLFLWRKSQRAFLPALMFPNVGNIGLPLCLFAFGQEGLALGISYFTVQAVVMFTIGNGIASGQIGLSSLTRNPIIYAVVAALVCIFAKIPVAEWIIDTADLLGGMCIPLLLMTLGVSLAKLRLSNLVDSLGMAAVRLVVGFGAGLFTAWLVGASEMETGILLLMSSMPVAIFPYLFAVRYNREPETIAGCVIVSTVLGFLTMPGLLYLVLELSGKAG; this is translated from the coding sequence ATGCTCTACCAGCTCTTCGCGATCATCGCTCCGGTCTTCATCTGCGCCGCTTTCGGTATCGTCTGGGCGCGGATGAGGCTGCCGTTCGACAATGAGTCGGTCACGTCGCTCGTGACTCTCATCGGTACGCCGGCGCTGGTCTTCGGGACGTTGGTCGGGCTGGAGCTTTCCGTGGACTCTCTGCTGAGGCTCGGCGCGGGCAGCGCGATCATCTCGGCGGTCACGGCCGGCGCAGTCATGCCGGTGCTGTTTCTCTGGCGGAAGTCCCAGCGCGCCTTCCTCCCGGCTCTTATGTTCCCGAATGTCGGCAATATCGGTCTGCCGCTTTGCCTCTTCGCCTTCGGCCAGGAGGGGCTGGCACTCGGGATCTCCTACTTCACCGTGCAGGCGGTGGTGATGTTCACCATCGGAAACGGCATCGCGTCAGGGCAGATCGGTCTTTCCTCGCTGACGCGCAATCCGATCATCTATGCCGTCGTTGCGGCCCTGGTCTGCATCTTCGCAAAGATTCCGGTGGCCGAGTGGATCATCGACACGGCAGACCTGCTTGGCGGTATGTGCATTCCGCTGCTGCTGATGACGCTCGGCGTATCGCTCGCAAAGCTGCGGCTCTCGAACCTGGTGGACAGTCTCGGGATGGCGGCCGTGCGGCTGGTCGTCGGCTTTGGCGCCGGTCTTTTCACAGCGTGGCTGGTCGGGGCAAGCGAGATGGAGACCGGCATCCTGCTGCTGATGTCCAGCATGCCGGTGGCGATCTTTCCCTATCTCTTTGCCGTCCGGTATAACCGCGAGCCGGAAACCATCGCCGGCTGCGTCATCGTCTCGACGGTGCTTGGCTTCCTCACCATGCCCGGCCTGCTTTATCTCGTGCTCGAGCTTTCGGGCAAGGCCGGCTGA
- a CDS encoding zinc-binding dehydrogenase, with protein sequence MSHSFKAAVLKAPNPAHPYAEHKPLSLETVSVPAPADGEVLVKIAAASLCRSDLSVINGVRAWPMPIVPGHEASGTVVETGPGVTAVGNGDPVVLVYQPQCGTCPACLEGEAHLCGPGLAANRKGELLSGGTRLSLKGSPVHHHMGLSAFAEYALVSEKSVVPVPRDLPLDIAALFGCAVMCGAGTVLNTGAIKAGDTVVIAGAGGVGLSALLGARAAGASRIIAIDPDPAKLEHAKRLGASDTINSGDRRAAAEVLELTSGGVDIAFETAGKLGAFEIAYDSARRGGTVVSVGLVDPKTPFQLDVAALVTGAKTVKGSYVGSCNPRTDIPRFIAMHQRGLLPVEELITHRMPLADVNVALDRMEDGTAIRQILTP encoded by the coding sequence ATGAGCCATTCGTTCAAGGCCGCCGTTCTGAAGGCCCCAAATCCGGCACACCCCTATGCCGAGCACAAGCCGCTCTCGCTTGAGACCGTCAGCGTTCCGGCGCCCGCCGATGGCGAGGTCCTGGTGAAGATCGCCGCGGCGAGCCTCTGCCGTTCGGACCTGTCGGTGATCAACGGCGTCCGCGCCTGGCCGATGCCGATCGTTCCGGGACACGAGGCGAGCGGAACCGTGGTCGAGACCGGGCCGGGTGTCACCGCTGTCGGCAACGGCGACCCGGTCGTGCTGGTCTACCAGCCGCAATGCGGCACCTGCCCCGCCTGCCTCGAAGGCGAGGCCCATCTCTGCGGGCCCGGACTGGCGGCGAACCGCAAAGGCGAACTGCTTTCCGGCGGCACCCGCCTTTCCCTCAAAGGATCACCGGTCCACCATCACATGGGCCTCTCAGCGTTCGCGGAATATGCGCTGGTCTCGGAGAAATCCGTCGTTCCGGTCCCGCGGGATCTGCCGCTCGACATCGCCGCTCTCTTCGGCTGTGCCGTCATGTGCGGCGCGGGAACGGTTCTCAACACCGGCGCAATCAAGGCGGGCGATACCGTCGTGATCGCCGGCGCCGGCGGGGTCGGGCTTAGCGCGCTGCTCGGTGCACGCGCAGCCGGCGCCTCTCGGATCATTGCTATCGATCCCGATCCGGCGAAGCTGGAACATGCCAAACGCCTCGGCGCGAGCGACACGATTAATTCGGGTGACCGGAGGGCTGCCGCAGAGGTTCTGGAACTGACCTCGGGCGGCGTCGATATCGCGTTCGAAACAGCCGGCAAACTCGGCGCCTTCGAGATCGCCTATGACAGCGCCCGGCGCGGCGGCACCGTCGTCTCGGTCGGGCTGGTCGATCCGAAGACGCCGTTTCAGCTCGACGTCGCAGCGTTGGTCACCGGCGCGAAGACCGTGAAGGGTTCCTATGTCGGAAGCTGCAATCCGCGCACGGATATCCCGCGCTTCATCGCCATGCACCAGCGGGGGCTGCTGCCGGTCGAGGAACTGATCACCCACCGGATGCCGCTTGCGGACGTAAATGTTGCTCTTGACCGCATGGAAGACGGCACGGCGATCCGGCAGATCCTGACGCCGTAA